TGGGGCAAGTGCTGAACCAGGAAGGATCTCGCTGGAGATTTCGTGATCTGCAGCAAGATAGTGTTGTGCTTAGGACCGTGCAGCATGTCTGGGATGATTGAATGGTCGCAAAGGGATCCGAGAGGTAAGCTCAGAGCTCGGAACATTCAGGCATTGCGAGGCGTTCACCAGCAGACAAGGAATGTGGTAGAGGTCTTGTGTCCCGTGAAGATGCATTTTGGCCAGTACAGTAGCCTTAGTACCAGCGTCTTCCCGCTTGAACGCTACAATGTAACAAGAGCACACCATCTCCAGATGGGCCCCAAGATCATCTTTGAGCATCCTTGCCCCATCCCATTGCTCTCATCCGCGCCTCAATCTGACTCCAGATATCCTCGACCACTTCCCGATCTCTCCACCTATTGCTGCCCTTATCAATTTGCACACTCAGCACGCCTCTTCCCCAACCTTTCACAGTATCCGGCACGACTTCTCCCTTCCAGCCAACGTACACGCCTAGAGCGTGACTGAACAGCTCCGCCGGGTTCTGCCACTTGTAGTTCTTGAACTGCCACGTCTGACCAGTCGTGAACACTGCCACAACTCTGTTCCAGTAGTCCGGCCGGAAGTGCAAAGGATCGTCGACCAGAATGAATCTCGTAGCATGACCCGGGTGGATGGTCCGTAGATTGCGGGTGATGTGTAGAATGTTGGCAGCTTCGCCGCTCGCCTCGAGGGGAGTGTAGGTACCTTCTGCGAGGAAGGACTTGATGTTGGGCATTCGGATTAAGCTGGAGAAGGATGATGACAGTAGAATGATCGGTTCTGGGCGGCGGCCCTGTTGCGACGGTTTGACAGATGGCCGCATCGCAGGGTTGTTGTTGAGCGCTGGAGCCTGGGCAGTTGGCTTTTGCTTGCCAAGGAAGAGAGCGCTGTACTTTCGAATTCCGCTGAAGTCTTGGGTCTTGCTGCCGCGCAGGACGGTGTTGTGGTTTCCCATCTTGCGTTCCGCAGCGTAGATCAGGTGCAAACGTTCTTCCTCCTCGCGACGTCTTGACTCGTCTGAGGCGATGTCGCGCATCTCGACATCGGCGTCACCGGCTGCCTTCTCGGCGGCATCTTCAGCCTCTGCCCTGAGCTGTTTGTTGTCGTCGAGGCTCTTGATGTACTCGCTGTCGTTGACGCCAATCTCGCCGGCCAACCATGCGCGAATGTCGAGTCTCTCGGCGAAGACCAGGTTCGTCACCGTCTCGCTCTTGCCAGCCGCCTTCAGCTCTTCATTGGTGGAGGATATGGCCGACAGGTACTCTGCGATTGCTTTGTCCCTGTTATGCCAGGCCAAGTATATTGATCGCAAGTCCAGCGGCCGGCCTGAGCCCGAGGTGAAGCGCGTATGTTGTGTGAGCGGTACTGCAATGTGTTGAGGCCCATCTTGCTGCGCGTGGGAGTTGAAGATCAGATGTGAGGCGTCTGCGATTGAGACATCGGATTGCGCCTGGTTCGAAGGGTCGGGATGTGTCGCGGGTACTGGGAGTGTGTTGGCAGCTATTGACTGTCGGAGAAGTAGCAATGGATCCGGCGGTAGGCTGTGTGCGGTGGCAGCCATGTTGAGGTGTCGGTGGTCACGTATTAGAAGTTGATGTCTCTCACAGGGCAACATGCATGTGTCTGAAGCTCGATGTCGCGATCTGCCGAGCGGGAAAAGTTCGGCGGAATAAGAAGTACGAAATGTTGTCCAGATAGTCTTAGCCTATTAGAACCCCTACCGCAAGCTCGCTTCGTCGCCTAATAGGGGCAAGTCTAGGTTTCTAAGGCGTAGGtacagtcctgggcatagtTTTTACAACCCCTGTTCTTCCACCTTTCCCCATTAGGAAGGATGTATCCACTGCTTGGCGTAGCTCACCACCTGGTGTGTCCTCCATTGTTGGCTATTACTGCCTCGCAGCGTTCTCGCATACTCTTGCATATACGTTGTATGTCCTTAGGTGTGAGATTGGCCCATTCTTGATAGTGAGATTGAAGGTAGCAACACCTGAGATGGACATGGATAGCCGGAAGTGGTTAGCGTAAATACAGGGGTTGTAAAAactatgcccaggactgtatcacgttagaagtgtgggaagttattgtacgggctcatatagggtgtttcaaaagcaggttgtgtattgcatgtgtctatctagaatagacaagtgttgctcttgaagaggctgcagGTGACTAATCAGTCACCTGATTCTTGGCGTACGTGGCCTCAAGTTTTGATGATGGGATGTTGCC
Above is a genomic segment from Fulvia fulva chromosome 3, complete sequence containing:
- a CDS encoding Cell division control protein 73, translated to MAATAHSLPPDPLLLLRQSIAANTLPVPATHPDPSNQAQSDVSIADASHLIFNSHAQQDGPQHIAVPLTQHTRFTSGSGRPLDLRSIYLAWHNRDKAIAEYLSAISSTNEELKAAGKSETVTNLVFAERLDIRAWLAGEIGVNDSEYIKSLDDNKQLRAEAEDAAEKAAGDADVEMRDIASDESRRREEEERLHLIYAAERKMGNHNTVLRGSKTQDFSGIRKYSALFLGKQKPTAQAPALNNNPAMRPSVKPSQQGRRPEPIILLSSSFSSLIRMPNIKSFLAEGTYTPLEASGEAANILHITRNLRTIHPGHATRFILVDDPLHFRPDYWNRVVAVFTTGQTWQFKNYKWQNPAELFSHALGVYVGWKGEVVPDTVKGWGRGVLSVQIDKGSNRWRDREVVEDIWSQIEARMRAMGWGKDAQR